One Dermochelys coriacea isolate rDerCor1 chromosome 21, rDerCor1.pri.v4, whole genome shotgun sequence genomic window carries:
- the GPR61 gene encoding G-protein coupled receptor 61: MEPSLPTQWVWNSSRPGRLLHTSQSTMHPNSTLDTKTRDVASESIGLFFMLLIDLTAIVGNVAVMTVIIKTPALRKFVFVFHLCLVDLLAALTLMPLAMLSSSAFFNSTIFGEAMCRVYLFLSVCFISMCILSISAVNVERYYYVVHPMRYEVKMTVGLVVCVLVGVWIKAVVMSMIPVLGWLSPDRFSASPAYSGQSCSLQWSQSSYCKFFVVFFAIFYFLLPVLIILVVYCSMFKVARVAAMHHGPLPTWMDTPRQRSESLSSRSTMVTSSGAPRITPQRTFGGGKAAIILLAVGGQFLFCWLPYFSFHLYLALSSQAFPGRQVESVVTWIGYFCFTSNPFFYGCLNRQIRGELSRHLSCFFKQPAEEDLRLPSREGSIEENFLQFLQGTGCNTESRNVASPKREPPGVDFRIPGQIAEETSEFLDQHITVSDSYIRAAPTPKPEP, translated from the coding sequence ATGGAGCCTTCACTCCCTACCCAGTGggtgtggaattcctccaggcCAGGAAGGCTTCTCCATACATCCCAGAGCACCATGCATCCCAATTCCACCCTGGACACCAAGACCAGGGACGTGGCCTCAGAATCCATTGGGCTCTTCTTCATGCTCTTGATTGACCTGACGGCCATTGTGGGCAATGTGGCCGTGATGACCGTCATCATTAAGACACCAGCACTGAGGAAGTTTGTCTTTGTTTTCCACCTCTGTCTGGTGGACCTCTTGGCAGCCTTGACCCTCATGCCTCTGGCCATGCTGTCCAGCTCCGCCTTCTTCAACAGCACCATCTTCGGTGAGGCCATGTGCCGTGTCTACCTCTTCTTGAGCGTCTGCTTCATCAGCATGTGCATCCTCTCCATCTCGGCCGTCAACGTGGAGCGCTACTACTATGTGGTGCACCCCATGCGCTACGAGGTCAAGATGACCGTTGGCCTGGTGGTCTGCGTCCTGGTGGGGGTGTGGATCAAGGCGGTGGTCATGTCCATGATCCCTGTCCTGGGCTGGCTCTCTCCGGATCGTTTCAGTGCCTCCCCAGCCTACAGTGGCCAGAGCTGCTCGCTGCAGTGGAGCCAGAGCTCCTACTGCAAGTTCTTTGTGGTTTTCTTTGCCATCTTCTACTTCCTCCTGCCCGTCTTGATCATCCTAGTGGTCTACTGTAGCATGTTCAAGGTGGCCAGGGTGGCTGCCATGCACCATGGTCCACTCCCCACCTGGATGGATACACCGCGGCAGCGATCGGAATCCCTCAGCAGCAGGTCCACCATGGTGACCAGCTCGGGTGCCCCTCGAATTACCCCTCAGAGGACgtttgggggtgggaaggctGCTATCATTCTCCTAGCAGTCGGAGGGCAGTTCCTCTTCTGTTGGCTGCCCTATTTCTCCTTCCATCTCTATTTGGCGCTGAGCTCTCAGGCTTTCCCGGGCCGGCAGGTGGAGAGTGTGGTCACCTGGATTGGCTACTTTTGCTTCACTTCCAACCCTTTCTTCTACGGGTGCCTCAACCGGCAGATCCGTGGGGAGCTCAGCAGGCACCTCAGCTGCTTCTTCAAGCAGCCAGCAGAGGAGGACCTCCGGCTGCCCAGTCGCGAAGGCTCCATCGAGGAGAACTTCTTGCAGTTCCTGCAGGGGACAGGCTGCAACACAGAGAGCAGGAACGTTGCCTCTCCCAAAAGGGAGCCACCCGGCGTTGATTTCCGAATACCTGGGCAGATTGCAGAGGAGACCTCGGAGTTCCTCGACCAGCACATCACGGTCTCCGACAGCTACATCCGGGCTGCGCCCACGCCAAAGCCCGAGCCATAG